The genomic window ATAAAAAGAAGGCATTGTAGGTTTGCGTTCGATATCCACTAATCTTACTACCTTAACTAAAGGCTTTAGCACCCTACAAGAGTAATCGACATCTTCCcaaaatttgatacttgtaacaaTTTTAAGTGCATTTACTCCCACATTTTCTCTTGCAAACCTAGTTTTTACCCACCTAtcattcacaaacaccatttgcaGAGGAGTTTTATACTTTTGAAGACTCTCTAGTGTGTAATATTGAGTTGCAAATCTAGTTTTTGTAGACCTATGTAAGTCTGCACCATTCAACTCCCTCATTAAGCTCAATACTTGAAAATGAGCATAAATATATGTAACTAGTCTCTTACCTAGTATGACGGCTATCTTGATTCTTGGAAGCTTGGAACCAAGTTCTTCTAGCATCAACTGAACACAATGAGCACCACAAGGAGTCCAAAATATATGTGGGTATTCAAGCATTAAGTCCTTCCCTGCCTTTTTAAAGTTAGAACCATTATCAGTTCTGAACTGAACCACATTTTCTGCACCAACATCAGCAATTACCTCCTTTACAAGCTTATGAATGAAATCAGCATCATTGGTTCTATCTGAGGCATCCACAGACTTCAAAAATACTGAACCTTTAGGACAATTCACCAAAAAGTTAATAAGATGTCTCTTTTTCCCATCCGTCCAACCATCTGACATGATAGAACATCCAAACCTCTTCCAATGTTCCCTAAAGGTATCAACGAACATCCTCATTTCTTCTAATCGGT from Papaver somniferum cultivar HN1 unplaced genomic scaffold, ASM357369v1 unplaced-scaffold_118, whole genome shotgun sequence includes these protein-coding regions:
- the LOC113330701 gene encoding uncharacterized protein LOC113330701, with the protein product MRMFVDTFREHWKRFGCSIMSDGWTDGKKRHLINFLVNCPKGSVFLKSVDASDRTNDADFIHKLVKEVIADVGAENVVQFRTDNGSNFKKAGKDLMLEYPHIFWTPCGAHCVQLMLEELGSKLPRIKIAVILGKRLVTYIYAHFQVLSLMRELNGADLHRSTKTRFATQYYTLESLQKYKTPLQMVFVNDRWVKTRFARENVGVNALKIVTSIKFWEDVDYSCRVLKPLVKVVRLVDIERKPTMPSFYEAMRIARDQLEKNLGEDNDTWLI